The Streptomyces sp. NBC_00659 genomic interval GGGCGAGCGGCTGGCGCGCTGGCTGTCCGAGGCGGAGCGGCTGGTGGAGCGCTGGTTCACGCTGGAGGATCCGACGCGGCTGGAGCCGGCCGAGCGGGAGCTGTTCGTGGAGGCGCGGCTGGACTCCGGGCTGACGCTGCGCGGGATCATCGACCGGGTCGATGTGGCGCCGTCGGGCGAGGTCCGGATCGTGGACTACAAGACGGGGAAGGCGCCACGGCCCGAGTACGCCGAGGGTGCTCTGTTCCAGATGAAGTTCTACGCGCTGGTGGTGTGGCGGCTGAAGCGGGTGGTTCCGCGCCGTCTTCAGCTCGTCTATCTGGGCAGCGGTGACGTGGTGACGTACGACCCCGAGATCGGGGATCTGGAGCGGGTCGAGCGCAAGCTGCTCGCGCTGTGGGAAGCGATCCGGGAGGCGACGGAGACGGGTGAGTGGCGGCCGCGTCCCACGAAGCTCTGCGGCTGGTGTGATCACCAGGCGGTGTGTCCGGAATTCGGCGGTACTCCCCCGGTGTATCCGCTCCCGGTCAGGGCGCCCGGGTCGGGCACCGGGTAGCAGGGCAGAATGGGGCCGGACTAGCGAAGGAGACTTACGTGGCCATCCGCGTCCTACTGGTCGACGACCAGCCGCTGCTGCGCACCGGCTTCCGGATGATTCTGGAGGCGGAGCCGGATCTCGCGGTCGTCGGCGAGGCCGGTGACGGTCTCCAGGCACTCGATCAGGTTCGTGCCCTGCAGCCCGATGTGGTTCTGATGGACATCCGTATGCCGCGGATGGACGGTGTGGAGGCGACGCGGCAGATCACCGGGCCGGGACGGGACGGTCCGGCGAAGGTCCTGGTGCTGACGACGTTCGACCTCGACGAGTACGTGGTGGAGGCGCTTCGGGCGGGGGCCAGCGGTTTCCTCCTCAAGGACGCGCCGGCCAATGAGCTGGTGCAGGCGATCCGGGTGGTCGCGGCGGGCGAGGCGATGCTCGCGCCGAGCATCACGCGTCGTCTGCTGGACAAGTACGCGGGTCATCTGCCGTCCGGGGACGATCCGGTTCCGGACACGTTGCACACGCTGACCGACCGTGAGGTCGAGGTGCTGAAGCTGGTGGCGCGCGGTCTGTCGAACGCGGAGATCGCGGCGGATTTGTTCGTCAGCGAGACGACGGTCAAGACGCATGTGGGGCATGTCCTGACGAAGCTGGGGCTGCGTGACCGGGTGCAGGCCGCGGTGTACGCGTACGAGAGCGGGCTGGTGCGTCCCGGGGCGCAGTAGCGCCGGCCGGTACCGGTCTGTCCGAGGCAGCGCGAAGGGCGCCCGTTCCCCTGGGGAACGGGCGCCCTTCGCGTGTGACGGTCAGGTGCGGTGCCCGGCGGGACCTCGGACGGTCCCGCGGTGTGCGTGCGGGCATGTGCCAGGGCGTGGATGCCGTCACGTGCCACGGCGTGGGTACGGGCACGTTCCGCGTCGTTGAAGCCGAAAGACCCGGGACCGTCGGGTCCCGGGTCGGGCCCGGGGCTTCACAGCCCCGGGTCGGATGATGCTTGGGTCACTCGCTGACGCCGCGGCTCAGCTCCCACAGCTGAAGGGTGGAGGAGGAGTTGAGCGCCCACTCCGAGCCCGTGATGTCGTCACGCGCGGCAATGTACTGCTTGCCCTGCCAGAGCGGGATGATGGGAACATCGTCGGCCACGATGCTCTGGATCTCGTTGAGGCTCTTGGACGCGGTGAGGCGGTCGGCCTCGCGGCGGGAGTCCGGGATCAGGTCGTTGTTGATCTTGCTGTTCACGTACGGCGAGCCAAGGAAGTTGTCCTTGTCGAGGAACGGCGCCAGGTAGTTGTCGGCGTCGGGGAAGTCGGGGAACCAACCCATCCCGTAGACGTCGTAGGCGCCCTTCTGCTCGGCCGGGCGGAACTTGGCCCAGGGCGTGCCCTGGATGTCGACGTCGAAGAGGCCGCTCTTGTTGAGCTGGTTCTTCAGAACCTGGAACTCCTGCTCGGTGACCGCACCGTAGTGGTCGGTCGTGTAGTGCAGGGTCATCTTGACCGGAGTGGTGATGCCGGCCTTGGTGAGCAGCCCCTGGGCCCTGCTGACGCTCGGGTCGCCGTACTTGTTGAAGAAGGCGTTGGAGTGGCCCGTGATGGTCGCCGGGACGAGCGAGTACAGCGGCTCGGCCTGGGAACCGTAGACCTTGGAGATGAGCTCGCCGCGGTTGATCACCTGGGCCATGGCCTGGCGGACGGCCGCCGACTTCACCGACGTGGCGTTGGTGTTGAAGGCCAGGTAGCGGATCTCGAGGCCGGGCATCTCGTTCAGGTTGACGTTGCCACCCGAAGCGTTGTCCAGCTTGTTGATCTGGTCCGGCGTCATCGAGCGCGTCATCAGGTCGATGTCGCCCTTTTCGAGGGCCGCACCCATGGTGTCGGCGTCCGTGAAGGAGCGCAGCTCGACCTGGGAGTTCTTGACGTTCAGCTGACCCTTGTACCGGGAGTTCTTCGTGAAGACGGCCTTGGTGACGGTGTCGTCGCTGGCCTCGATCTTCACGCTGTACGGACCGGAGCCGTCCACGGAGAAGCCGTCGCGCAGCTTGTTCTTCTCGTAGTCGTTCGGGTTCACGATGCCGGCGACCGGGGTCGACAGCTTGAACGGGAAGGTCGCGTCGGCGATCTTGAGGTGGAAGATCACCTCGCGGTCGCCGCGGGTCTCGACGGTGTCGATGGTGGACAGCAGGCCGGCCACACCACTGTCGGCCTTGATGGCCCGCGCACGGTCGATCGAGAACTTGACGTCCTTCGCGGTGATCGAGTCACCGTTGGAGAACTCCAGGCCCTCGCGCAGGGTGCACGAGTAGCGCTCGTTCCCGCTGTCGGTGAACCCGCACTTCTCGGCCGCCTCGGGCTGGGGCTCGCCGTCACCACGCGGCTGGACCATCAGCGTCTGCACGGTCTGGCGCAGGACGTTCCAGGTGCCGACGTCGTACGCGTACGCCGGGTCGAACGGTGCCGGGGCTTCCTTCGACGCGGTGAACTGGTCCGTGGTACCAACAACGATGGCATCGCCGCTGTCGCCCCCGCTGGCGGACCCGCCGCACGCGGCGAGCACTGGGGCGAGCAGGCCGACCACGGCCGGCATCACCAAAGTCTTGCGGTTCATGCTCGTGTTTCTCCAGAGCTGTAGGTTCCGCGAACCGGCATGCAGGGGTGGCGCGGCGGGTCACGGGGTTACGGCGATGTTCTCGCGATGACATTAGTCCGCACCACAAGGTCGGCAATCCGATGCGGGAGCCGCCTTTCGCTCACGCTGCGAAACGGGGCGTGGACGCACCGATAACCCGACACGGGAAGGATTAGTGCAGGGTTTCACCAATCGGGACAGAAGGGCACGTCGCGGCTCCACGAAAGGGCGGTGCGGGCACAAGCCGGTCCCGCTGTCGACCCTCCGCCACGTGGCGAACGTCACACAGTAAAATTGATTGAAGCTTCCGGAATTGGTCGTTCCGCCCCGATATGCATTCCACCGAGCCCTCGCTCGCGGTTATCACACGGAACGGCCGAGCCTTTGCCGCGCATTCGACTCGGCACGCTGCGTAATGATTCCGGCGACGTTCAGTGATCGCGTGAGTGGGCTTTTGTCATCAGACGATGCAGAAAGGGCAGGTCGACCTCTTCGAGGGAATTCACGACGGTGCGACGGGCGGCCGGGGCGATGGGCGCGACCGAGGGCACCGCGATCACCTGGCAGCCCGCGGCCTCGGCGGAGGCGATACCGGTCGAGGTGTCCTCGATGACGGCGCAGCGTGCCGGTTCGGCGTCGAGCCGGGCGGCCGCGAGGAGGTACGGGTCGGGGAACGGCTTGGTCCGCTCCACCTCGTCGCCCGCGACGGTCAGGTGGAAGAAGTGCGAGCCGATCGCGTCCAGGACGCGGTCGATGATCCGCCGGTGCGAGGCGGAGACGAGCGCGGTGGGGATCTCGTGCGCCGCGAGTTCGGCGAGCAGCCGGGCGGCGCCCGGCATCAGCGGCAGGGAGTGGCCGATGCGCTCCTCGAAACCGTCGTTGAGCAGCACGGACAGTTCGGGCAGCGTGATGTCGGCGCCGGTGGCCTCGATGAGGAAACCCGCGCTGCGGGTCATCGGGCCGCCGACCACCACATGGCGCCAGGAGTCGTCCAGCGCGTGTCCGAGGGTCGCGAAGACCGCGACCTCCACGTCCCACCAGAAGCCCTCGGTGTCCACCAGGGTTCCGTCCATGTCGAGGAGTACGGCCTGCAGGGCTGAGCCTTCGGCCGTACGGATTCCGAGCGCGGGGACCGTACTGGTCATCCTGGCGCACCTCCTTGAGGGACGACCAGGCCGGTCGCTCCCTGGAGCGCCAGGGGACAACCGGCCTGCGATGGACCGATAAGTGTACGACTTATCCGATCAGCGTGCGCCACGGCGCGTGCCGCGGCGCGTCGGAACCTCACCGTGCGTTGAAGTACTTGGCCTCGGGGTGGTGGATCACGATGGCGTCGGTCGACTGCTCGGGGTGGAGCTGGAACTCCTCGGAGAGGTGGACGCCGATGCGCTCGGGTTCCAGGAGCTGCGCGATCTTGGCGCGGTCCTCCAGGTTCGGGCAGGCGCCGTAGCCGAGGGAGAAGCGGGCGCCGCGGTACTTCAGGGCGAACATGTCCTCGACCTCGGACGGGTCCTCCCCCGCGAAGCCCAGCTCCGAGCGCACCCGCGCGTGCCAGTACTCGGCGAGGGCTTCGGCGAGCTGCACGGACAGCCCGTGCAGTTCGAGGTAGTCGCGGTAGGCGTTGGCCTCGAAGAGCTTGGCGGTCTCTTCACCGATCCGCGAGCCCACGGTGACGACCTGGAGGCCGACCACGTCGGTCTCCCCCGACTCCTCGGGGCGGAAG includes:
- a CDS encoding RecB family exonuclease — protein: METSTEGAVPEEAAVTGGAVADGPAPAVARAPASLSPSRASDFMQCPLLYRFRVIDKLPEKPSEAATRGTLVHAVLERLFDAPAVDRTAPRAKSLIPAQWDRLRETKPEVVELFADDPEGERLARWLSEAERLVERWFTLEDPTRLEPAERELFVEARLDSGLTLRGIIDRVDVAPSGEVRIVDYKTGKAPRPEYAEGALFQMKFYALVVWRLKRVVPRRLQLVYLGSGDVVTYDPEIGDLERVERKLLALWEAIREATETGEWRPRPTKLCGWCDHQAVCPEFGGTPPVYPLPVRAPGSGTG
- a CDS encoding response regulator transcription factor, which translates into the protein MAIRVLLVDDQPLLRTGFRMILEAEPDLAVVGEAGDGLQALDQVRALQPDVVLMDIRMPRMDGVEATRQITGPGRDGPAKVLVLTTFDLDEYVVEALRAGASGFLLKDAPANELVQAIRVVAAGEAMLAPSITRRLLDKYAGHLPSGDDPVPDTLHTLTDREVEVLKLVARGLSNAEIAADLFVSETTVKTHVGHVLTKLGLRDRVQAAVYAYESGLVRPGAQ
- a CDS encoding ABC transporter substrate-binding protein — its product is MNRKTLVMPAVVGLLAPVLAACGGSASGGDSGDAIVVGTTDQFTASKEAPAPFDPAYAYDVGTWNVLRQTVQTLMVQPRGDGEPQPEAAEKCGFTDSGNERYSCTLREGLEFSNGDSITAKDVKFSIDRARAIKADSGVAGLLSTIDTVETRGDREVIFHLKIADATFPFKLSTPVAGIVNPNDYEKNKLRDGFSVDGSGPYSVKIEASDDTVTKAVFTKNSRYKGQLNVKNSQVELRSFTDADTMGAALEKGDIDLMTRSMTPDQINKLDNASGGNVNLNEMPGLEIRYLAFNTNATSVKSAAVRQAMAQVINRGELISKVYGSQAEPLYSLVPATITGHSNAFFNKYGDPSVSRAQGLLTKAGITTPVKMTLHYTTDHYGAVTEQEFQVLKNQLNKSGLFDVDIQGTPWAKFRPAEQKGAYDVYGMGWFPDFPDADNYLAPFLDKDNFLGSPYVNSKINNDLIPDSRREADRLTASKSLNEIQSIVADDVPIIPLWQGKQYIAARDDITGSEWALNSSSTLQLWELSRGVSE
- a CDS encoding HAD family hydrolase, giving the protein MTSTVPALGIRTAEGSALQAVLLDMDGTLVDTEGFWWDVEVAVFATLGHALDDSWRHVVVGGPMTRSAGFLIEATGADITLPELSVLLNDGFEERIGHSLPLMPGAARLLAELAAHEIPTALVSASHRRIIDRVLDAIGSHFFHLTVAGDEVERTKPFPDPYLLAAARLDAEPARCAVIEDTSTGIASAEAAGCQVIAVPSVAPIAPAARRTVVNSLEEVDLPFLHRLMTKAHSRDH